One window from the genome of Chloroherpetonaceae bacterium encodes:
- the rfbB gene encoding dTDP-glucose 4,6-dehydratase encodes MRHVFVTGGAGFIGSNYVRYHLKKNPNDLVINFDKLTYAGNLENLTDIEGKENYEFIKGDICDQSLLEDIFTKKKISHVVNFAAESHVDRSILGAKIFVEANVLGTQTLLEVSKKYEVERYLQVSTDEVYGSLGETGYFTEETPLAPNSPYSASKAGGDMMVRAYFETFHLPVLTTRCSNNYGPYHFPEKLIPLMIANALADKNLPVYGDGLNVRDWLYVEDHCRAIELVLSKGKIGEVYNIGGHNEKKNIDIVRLILQMLGKPESLITFVTDRPGHDRRYAIDASKIERELGWKPEETFETGIKKTVDWYLQHRPWWERILSGEYQKYYELQYANR; translated from the coding sequence ATGAGACATGTATTTGTTACGGGTGGTGCTGGTTTTATCGGAAGCAATTATGTTCGTTATCACCTGAAAAAAAATCCAAATGATTTGGTGATCAATTTTGATAAACTGACCTACGCCGGAAATCTTGAAAACCTTACCGATATTGAAGGAAAAGAGAATTACGAATTTATTAAAGGCGATATCTGCGATCAATCTTTGTTAGAAGATATTTTTACTAAGAAGAAGATATCGCATGTGGTGAATTTTGCTGCGGAGTCTCATGTCGATCGAAGCATTTTGGGGGCAAAAATATTTGTTGAAGCCAATGTTTTAGGGACACAAACCTTACTTGAAGTTTCAAAAAAATATGAAGTTGAGCGTTATTTGCAAGTTTCGACCGATGAAGTGTATGGTTCTCTAGGAGAAACAGGATATTTTACAGAGGAAACGCCGCTCGCTCCGAATTCACCTTATTCAGCAAGCAAAGCCGGTGGCGATATGATGGTGAGAGCATATTTCGAAACCTTTCATTTACCGGTTTTAACCACTCGCTGTTCCAATAATTACGGTCCTTATCACTTCCCTGAAAAGTTGATTCCTTTAATGATTGCCAATGCCTTGGCCGATAAAAATTTGCCGGTTTACGGAGACGGGCTTAATGTTCGAGATTGGCTATATGTGGAAGACCATTGCCGTGCAATCGAGCTGGTGCTTTCGAAAGGAAAAATCGGTGAGGTTTATAATATTGGCGGGCACAATGAAAAGAAGAATATTGATATCGTTCGTTTAATTCTTCAAATGCTTGGAAAGCCTGAGTCGCTCATTACTTTTGTAACAGATAGACCGGGTCACGACCGCCGGTATGCTATCGATGCTTCAAAAATTGAGCGAGAGTTAGGTTGGAAACCCGAGGAAACTTTTGAAACCGGAATTAAAAAAACTGTCGATTGGTATCTTCAACATCGCCCGTGGTGGGAGCGAATCTTAAGCGGCGAATATCAAAAGTACTACGAACTTCAATACGCTAACCGTTAA
- a CDS encoding glyceraldehyde 3-phosphate dehydrogenase NAD-binding domain-containing protein, translating into MLRIGINGFGRIGRAIFRSNLESQSFKVVAINDINPDIGNLTYTLNYDSLYDRLPELFKFEKEKKFIYDSNHNIKIFHQKHIDEVDWKSQEVDYVIDASGILDNVIRSRNLIETFQAKRVIVTHSPNLGVDFTMVLGANHDEFNHQIHKVIASSICDATAIAPVMKLAYNHFGIDKAYVTTLHPWLNYQNLMDGPASSWSVPGDIHHHYALGRSSIGNMIPKPTSAIQATCKVVKGLSEDFIGSFSFRTPTAIVGCADITLITKSSVTKRDILSLYEEYANSQQWDIIDNNWQPLVSLDFKKSAFSATIDHRFTEVVGNNMVKLVLWYDNEWGYSTRVVDQIKFIESKI; encoded by the coding sequence ATGCTTAGAATAGGTATTAACGGTTTTGGTCGGATTGGCAGAGCGATTTTTAGGTCAAACTTAGAAAGTCAATCCTTCAAAGTTGTTGCAATTAATGATATTAATCCAGATATTGGTAATTTAACTTACACCTTAAATTACGATTCATTGTATGACAGGCTTCCTGAACTTTTCAAATTCGAAAAGGAAAAAAAATTTATTTATGATTCAAATCATAATATAAAAATTTTTCATCAAAAACACATCGACGAGGTTGATTGGAAATCTCAAGAAGTGGATTATGTTATCGACGCCTCTGGAATCCTTGATAATGTAATTCGTTCAAGAAATCTGATTGAAACTTTTCAAGCAAAACGTGTAATCGTAACTCATTCGCCAAATTTAGGAGTTGATTTTACGATGGTTCTTGGTGCAAATCATGACGAATTTAACCATCAAATTCATAAAGTCATTGCTTCTTCAATTTGTGATGCAACAGCCATAGCCCCAGTGATGAAATTAGCATATAATCACTTTGGAATTGATAAAGCCTATGTGACTACGCTTCATCCTTGGTTGAACTATCAAAATCTGATGGATGGCCCGGCAAGTTCTTGGTCTGTTCCCGGTGATATTCACCATCACTATGCTCTTGGGAGATCTTCGATTGGGAATATGATACCAAAACCTACCTCTGCAATTCAGGCAACATGTAAAGTTGTTAAAGGATTATCAGAAGATTTTATCGGCTCGTTTTCATTTAGAACCCCAACTGCAATTGTTGGTTGTGCTGACATAACTTTGATTACAAAATCCTCTGTTACAAAACGGGATATACTGTCTTTATATGAAGAATATGCAAACTCACAGCAGTGGGATATTATTGATAATAATTGGCAACCTTTAGTTTCACTTGATTTCAAAAAATCTGCATTTTCTGCAACAATTGATCATCGATTTACCGAAGTTGTTGGAAATAATATGGTTAAACTCGTTCTATGGTATGACAATGAATGGGGTTACAGCACTCGCGTTGTTGATCAAATCAAGTTTATTGAATCTAAAATTTAA
- a CDS encoding ABC transporter permease has product MHQIVINPKKSRLSINFREIWEYRELLIVLAQRDLKIRYAQTSLGLLWVLIQPILTLLIFIIVFGKAAKVNTASVPYSLFALSGMCAWAYFSFIITQAGNSILGSQQLVTKIYFPRLILPLSKLLVGLVDFAVTFIFLLIMMAFMGVMPSHNIIWLPFFFFLIIFTGFAISLWLNALVIRFRDLQIIIPFLVQIGLYASPVGYPSAMIPSQYLSFYYLNPMAGVIEGFRWSILGGAPPEIYAFYSFWIIILMFISGLYFFRTTERQLADII; this is encoded by the coding sequence ATGCATCAGATTGTTATTAATCCAAAAAAATCCCGCTTATCGATAAATTTTCGCGAGATTTGGGAGTATCGAGAGTTACTCATCGTATTGGCTCAAAGAGACCTTAAAATTCGGTATGCTCAGACTTCACTTGGGTTGCTTTGGGTATTAATTCAGCCAATACTCACACTTCTTATTTTTATTATCGTATTCGGTAAAGCTGCTAAAGTGAATACCGCTTCCGTTCCTTATTCATTATTTGCATTAAGTGGAATGTGTGCGTGGGCCTATTTTTCATTTATTATCACACAAGCCGGAAATTCAATTTTAGGGTCACAACAGTTGGTGACGAAAATTTATTTCCCCCGTTTAATTCTTCCGCTCTCAAAATTACTTGTCGGTTTAGTTGATTTTGCGGTCACTTTTATCTTTTTGCTGATCATGATGGCATTTATGGGAGTCATGCCTTCACATAATATAATTTGGTTGCCGTTTTTTTTCTTCCTTATCATTTTTACCGGATTTGCAATTTCACTTTGGCTCAATGCCTTGGTGATACGATTTCGTGATTTGCAAATTATTATCCCTTTTTTAGTGCAAATTGGACTATACGCCTCTCCAGTGGGTTACCCTAGTGCAATGATACCTTCTCAATACCTTTCGTTTTATTATTTAAATCCAATGGCCGGGGTTATCGAGGGATTTCGGTGGTCTATATTAGGTGGAGCACCACCTGAAATCTACGCCTTTTATTCATTTTGGATAATTATTTTAATGTTTATTTCTGGCTTGTATTTCTTCCGAACGACTGAAAGACAACTGGCTGATATCATTTGA
- a CDS encoding winged helix-turn-helix domain-containing protein produces MRGLSEEFGESTNAVRVELNRLTEAGFLTVKDDGRTKLYQANTKHALFPELNSLVKKYLGIDQVIDRVLSKLGDVKFAFISGDYAKGIDSGIIDLTIVGNINKNYLNELVEKTEKIISRKIRILILTDEEFVKLKITLKLEKALVLWNEVN; encoded by the coding sequence TTGCGCGGTCTTTCTGAGGAATTTGGGGAATCGACAAATGCAGTGCGGGTTGAATTAAACCGCCTAACAGAGGCAGGTTTTTTAACAGTGAAAGATGATGGCCGAACGAAATTGTACCAAGCCAATACAAAACATGCATTATTTCCTGAATTGAATAGCCTTGTAAAAAAATATTTAGGAATCGATCAAGTCATTGATCGTGTTTTGTCAAAACTTGGAGATGTAAAGTTTGCTTTTATTTCAGGAGATTATGCAAAAGGAATAGATTCGGGAATTATTGATTTGACCATTGTTGGAAATATTAATAAAAATTATTTAAACGAGTTGGTTGAAAAAACCGAGAAAATTATCAGTCGAAAAATAAGAATATTAATTTTAACAGATGAGGAGTTTGTTAAGTTAAAAATCACTCTAAAGCTTGAAAAAGCTTTGGTTTTATGGAATGAGGTGAATTAG
- a CDS encoding aldolase/citrate lyase family protein, whose product MLKKNFLKDKLQSGRTVLGTWCTIPSAITADIISSTGLDFIIIDAEHGPISFETAQQMAIAAESRNVSPVMRVGGIHEPDILKALDIGVHCIQIPNVSSKSDIEKIIQLSKYPPIGNRGFSPFTRAGNYSIHNSKTLTEIANHNTLIAINIEGKEAFDKIDDILQLKELDIIFIGLFDLSKSLGMPGEVDHPEVQSMLKNITRKINNSGKYTGTIATSIDKLNSFSDLGIKYIVYLVDCEMLKSSYENVFSKFNL is encoded by the coding sequence ATGCTTAAAAAGAATTTTTTGAAGGATAAATTACAATCAGGAAGAACGGTGCTCGGTACTTGGTGCACGATTCCATCTGCGATCACAGCTGACATTATTTCAAGCACCGGACTTGATTTTATTATCATAGACGCCGAACACGGACCGATTAGTTTCGAAACCGCTCAGCAAATGGCGATTGCTGCCGAGTCGAGAAATGTTTCACCCGTTATGAGAGTGGGAGGGATTCATGAGCCCGATATCTTAAAAGCACTTGATATTGGGGTTCATTGTATTCAAATTCCAAATGTTAGTTCTAAGTCTGACATTGAAAAAATCATTCAACTTTCAAAATATCCACCAATAGGTAATCGTGGATTCTCACCTTTTACACGAGCTGGAAATTATTCAATTCATAATTCAAAAACACTTACCGAAATAGCAAATCACAATACTCTTATCGCGATAAACATTGAAGGTAAAGAAGCTTTTGATAAAATTGATGATATCCTGCAATTAAAAGAATTAGATATAATTTTTATCGGTCTTTTTGATCTCTCTAAATCGCTTGGAATGCCGGGCGAAGTTGATCATCCTGAGGTACAAAGTATGCTAAAAAATATCACACGGAAAATTAATAATTCTGGAAAATATACAGGAACAATTGCTACTAGTATTGATAAATTGAATTCATTTTCTGACTTAGGTATTAAATATATCGTGTATCTTGTTGACTGCGAGATGCTCAAAAGTTCTTATGAAAATGTATTTTCTAAATTTAATCTTTAA
- a CDS encoding ABC transporter permease, with amino-acid sequence MEFTVDISKRSNLLIDWRQVWGYRNLLFTFSQRDIKVRYAQTSLGFLWAIFQPLITLIILILIFNKAIKINTGSTPYPIFTLSGLLAWTYFAFMINQVSNAITSNIQLVNKIYFPRIILLLSKSFVGLVDFFIVFGFLLLYIIFTGFPISKNIIFFPLLFFSLFFISFTLSIFLSAISIRFRDLQILIPFLVQIGLYATPVAYPAKIFPAEYLWIYSLNPMVTITEGFRWCFVGGEFNLMSLFYLLLCFIPLFFLVQVFFRATEDTLSELL; translated from the coding sequence ATGGAATTTACGGTTGATATTTCAAAACGGTCAAATTTATTAATTGATTGGCGACAAGTTTGGGGTTATAGGAATTTACTTTTTACTTTTTCTCAAAGAGATATAAAAGTTCGGTATGCACAAACCTCTCTTGGGTTTTTATGGGCAATCTTTCAACCTTTGATTACATTAATTATTTTGATTTTAATTTTTAATAAAGCGATCAAAATTAATACGGGTTCAACCCCTTACCCAATATTTACACTTTCAGGATTGCTTGCTTGGACATACTTTGCATTCATGATAAATCAAGTTTCAAATGCAATTACATCAAATATTCAACTAGTAAATAAAATTTATTTCCCTCGAATTATTTTGCTTCTATCGAAGTCATTTGTTGGATTGGTTGACTTCTTTATTGTATTTGGATTTCTACTGTTATATATAATATTTACAGGATTCCCTATTTCAAAAAATATTATTTTTTTCCCTCTTTTATTTTTTTCACTATTCTTTATTTCCTTCACGCTTAGCATATTTTTAAGTGCAATAAGCATTCGGTTTAGAGATTTACAAATTTTAATTCCTTTTTTGGTTCAGATTGGGCTTTATGCGACACCTGTCGCCTACCCGGCAAAAATTTTTCCCGCAGAATATTTATGGATTTACTCGCTAAATCCGATGGTCACGATTACAGAAGGTTTTCGGTGGTGTTTTGTTGGCGGGGAGTTTAACTTAATGTCTCTTTTTTACTTGCTCCTTTGCTTTATCCCCTTGTTTTTTTTGGTTCAAGTTTTCTTTAGAGCCACAGAAGATACTTTAAGTGAATTATTATGA
- the lysA gene encoding diaminopimelate decarboxylase, which translates to MPLDDFFRYKNGSLFVENVSIEKLAKSHATPLFVTSKSAILHQYDQFEKAFDELPHLTCYSVKANYTIGVIRVLLEAGSGLDVNSGGELARALKAGASPSKIIMAGVGKTVDEIEFALEAGILLLKAESISEIQLIDKVAKRLKKRAPLALRITPNITAETHPYITTGNSDKKFGIDEAIADESLRIAKKLKNIDIIGLEMHIGSQIFDPEAYHDATLKLLGVKSLAESMGYSIRYIDIGGGFPVTYTSEKPATPIREFSKVLSPLLKNAGAAILFEPGRYLVANASVLVTKVLYRKSNHKKKQFIIVDAAMSELIRPALYGSHHDIVEVKKSGKKEIADIVGPVCESGDFFAKERQIGAVKEGEFLAILSAGAYGLVMASNYNARLKPAEVLVSGKSQTMIRKRETLEQHLQNE; encoded by the coding sequence GTGCCTCTTGATGATTTTTTCCGTTACAAAAACGGGAGTTTGTTCGTTGAAAATGTTTCTATAGAAAAGCTTGCCAAATCGCATGCAACCCCTTTGTTTGTGACAAGTAAAAGCGCGATTCTTCATCAATATGATCAGTTTGAGAAGGCCTTTGATGAATTGCCTCATCTGACGTGTTACTCGGTAAAGGCGAATTATACAATTGGTGTGATTCGTGTGCTACTCGAGGCAGGCAGCGGACTTGATGTGAATTCGGGCGGTGAGCTTGCCCGTGCGCTTAAAGCAGGCGCATCGCCTTCAAAAATCATAATGGCCGGTGTGGGCAAAACCGTTGATGAAATTGAATTTGCTCTTGAAGCCGGAATTCTACTTCTAAAAGCGGAATCGATTTCGGAAATCCAATTAATTGACAAGGTCGCAAAACGGTTGAAAAAGCGTGCTCCGCTTGCCCTTCGAATTACGCCAAACATCACCGCAGAAACGCACCCTTATATCACCACCGGAAACAGCGATAAAAAATTTGGCATCGATGAAGCCATTGCTGATGAATCGCTTCGAATTGCGAAGAAGCTGAAAAATATTGATATCATTGGGCTTGAGATGCACATAGGGTCACAGATATTTGACCCGGAAGCGTATCATGACGCCACATTAAAACTCTTGGGTGTGAAGTCGTTAGCCGAATCAATGGGGTATTCGATCCGCTACATTGATATTGGTGGTGGTTTTCCTGTCACTTACACATCAGAGAAACCGGCAACACCAATACGTGAATTTTCAAAGGTGTTATCTCCACTTCTTAAGAATGCCGGTGCTGCAATTCTCTTTGAACCCGGAAGATATCTTGTGGCCAATGCTTCGGTTTTAGTCACGAAGGTCTTGTATCGGAAGTCGAATCACAAAAAGAAACAATTTATCATTGTCGATGCGGCGATGTCGGAATTAATTCGCCCGGCGCTGTACGGCTCGCATCACGATATTGTTGAGGTTAAAAAGTCCGGAAAAAAGGAAATTGCGGATATTGTTGGTCCTGTATGCGAATCGGGTGATTTTTTTGCGAAAGAGCGTCAGATTGGTGCTGTAAAGGAAGGGGAATTTTTGGCCATACTTTCTGCTGGTGCTTATGGGCTTGTAATGGCAAGCAATTACAACGCGAGGTTGAAGCCTGCGGAGGTGTTGGTTTCAGGTAAAAGCCAAACGATGATTCGAAAAAGAGAAACTTTGGAGCAGCACTTGCAAAATGAGTAA
- a CDS encoding ABC transporter ATP-binding protein, producing MSVNTIEVENISKKFLIGKSNSRSLREAWSNLFSLKSSKSTKEEFWALKDINFSIKQGESVALIGKNGSGKSTLLKILSRILRPTTGKFSIKGKLISLLEVGTGFHNELTGRENIFLNGSILGMSKPELEKRFDQIVDFSGVEKFIDTPVKRYSSGMYVRLAFSVAVHLDPEIFIIDEVLAVGDAEFQRKCKAKLKEITLTEGKTVLFVGHRISLMQALTRRGFLLESGRLVFDGNIDDTINHYVQRGYIDSAFPEINFSIDESKKAQMLKISLLSQVQVPSINFDVFEPITLKIEYILREKFLFSRLLFDLERNGTILYRSYDTDTGDYSPKERAPGIYTSYVTLVNPKKAGEYIFNKIGIVGIDETELHVERNILRFEVHQDEKRDFLHSYAKNRVGEIFTKLDWKTKKIY from the coding sequence ATGAGTGTTAATACGATTGAGGTTGAAAATATTTCCAAAAAGTTTCTTATTGGAAAATCGAATTCGAGAAGCTTAAGAGAGGCTTGGTCAAATCTTTTTTCTTTAAAAAGTTCAAAATCAACGAAAGAAGAATTTTGGGCATTAAAAGACATAAATTTTTCGATTAAGCAAGGTGAATCGGTTGCTTTAATCGGTAAGAATGGATCCGGTAAAAGTACCCTCCTCAAAATTCTATCAAGAATTTTGAGACCAACAACCGGTAAATTTTCAATTAAGGGAAAATTGATTTCGTTATTAGAAGTTGGTACCGGTTTTCATAATGAGTTGACGGGTCGGGAAAACATTTTCTTAAATGGCTCAATTCTAGGGATGTCAAAACCTGAGCTAGAGAAACGCTTTGATCAAATTGTTGATTTTTCGGGAGTTGAAAAGTTTATAGATACACCGGTTAAGCGCTATTCTTCAGGAATGTATGTTCGGCTTGCTTTTTCCGTTGCCGTTCATCTTGATCCCGAAATTTTTATTATTGACGAAGTTTTGGCTGTTGGGGATGCGGAATTCCAAAGAAAATGTAAGGCCAAACTAAAAGAAATTACACTTACTGAAGGTAAAACTGTGTTGTTTGTTGGCCATAGAATTAGTTTAATGCAAGCTTTGACGCGTAGGGGTTTTCTTTTGGAATCAGGTCGTTTGGTTTTTGATGGTAATATTGATGATACAATAAATCATTATGTTCAAAGAGGATACATTGATAGTGCATTCCCGGAAATAAATTTTAGTATCGATGAGAGTAAGAAAGCTCAAATGTTAAAAATCTCACTACTTAGTCAAGTTCAAGTTCCTTCGATAAATTTCGATGTATTTGAACCGATAACTTTGAAAATAGAATATATTTTGAGAGAAAAATTTTTATTTTCAAGATTATTATTCGATTTAGAGAGAAATGGAACGATTTTATATCGTTCTTATGATACTGATACTGGAGATTATTCTCCAAAAGAAAGGGCTCCGGGAATTTATACATCTTATGTTACACTCGTTAATCCAAAAAAGGCTGGCGAATACATTTTTAACAAAATTGGTATTGTAGGTATTGATGAAACAGAACTACATGTAGAAAGAAATATTTTAAGGTTTGAAGTTCATCAAGATGAGAAACGTGATTTTTTACATTCTTATGCGAAAAATCGGGTAGGTGAAATTTTTACAAAATTAGATTGGAAAACAAAAAAGATATATTAA
- a CDS encoding 6-hydroxymethylpterin diphosphokinase MptE-like protein produces the protein MKSSKEFDENRINIRKLKNKHLGQDCFIIGNGPSLKNVDLNIFNDYYTFATNKIYLIFDKIEWRPTYYIAYDHLVVKQGVSDIDKITTSSFIGTTKSVKKFFYKEVYPKLSKRENRYIFHVNDTISFGGFDISEEMGLGTVTNAALQIAYYMGFKRVFLVGVDHNYTYKGTQTIPELMIGNDPNHFLPSYFKDEIWLPPDKKQTEAALTLTKYYYEASNRSIKNATENSKLEIFHKISLDEAFNECLKKNTPNLDINFTGEIIR, from the coding sequence TTGAAATCATCAAAAGAATTTGATGAAAATAGGATTAATATACGTAAGTTAAAAAATAAGCACCTTGGCCAAGATTGTTTTATTATTGGAAATGGACCAAGCTTAAAGAATGTTGATTTGAATATCTTTAATGATTACTATACATTTGCTACGAATAAAATCTATTTAATTTTTGATAAAATCGAATGGAGACCTACATATTATATTGCTTATGATCATTTAGTTGTGAAACAAGGGGTAAGTGACATCGATAAAATTACCACATCTTCTTTTATTGGAACGACTAAAAGTGTTAAAAAATTTTTTTATAAAGAAGTTTACCCAAAGCTAAGCAAGAGAGAGAATAGATACATCTTTCATGTAAATGACACAATTTCATTTGGAGGTTTTGATATTTCTGAAGAAATGGGATTAGGCACTGTGACAAATGCGGCACTTCAAATTGCTTATTATATGGGGTTTAAACGCGTTTTCTTAGTTGGAGTAGATCATAATTATACATATAAAGGCACACAAACTATTCCTGAATTAATGATAGGAAATGATCCAAATCATTTTCTGCCTTCATACTTTAAAGATGAAATTTGGTTGCCACCTGATAAAAAGCAGACAGAAGCCGCTCTAACACTCACAAAATACTATTACGAGGCTTCTAATCGATCAATTAAAAACGCTACTGAAAATTCGAAATTAGAAATATTTCATAAAATCTCGCTCGATGAAGCCTTTAATGAGTGCTTAAAGAAAAATACACCAAATTTAGACATAAACTTTACTGGAGAGATAATAAGATGA
- a CDS encoding NAD(P)-dependent oxidoreductase, protein MNGKVFITDYIQTPDLESKILGNILTNQPSVDVEVLLVWHEIINQDYCKRFPNLKGVVRYGVGYDSLDLNYLAKNKIIACNTPDYGTDEVSDTAVSMITGIARGIYRYDNLARTFREDSWQENTIKSLKRNSETTIGFLGAGRIGGNAVLKCNSLKFKTAIYDPFKERGYEKLLNTMRVDELEELLSISEIISIHLPLNNDTKGMINESFISKMKHGSSIVNTARGAIVSDIDIFYDALKSGQLNSVYLDVLPEEPPKRSKLIDAWRNREDWLDGRLIINPHSAYYSKEAYYEMRTKAALNALRIIENKKPFNILSIP, encoded by the coding sequence ATGAATGGGAAAGTATTCATTACCGACTACATTCAAACTCCTGATTTGGAGTCAAAAATATTAGGAAATATTTTAACCAATCAACCAAGTGTTGATGTTGAAGTACTTTTGGTTTGGCATGAGATAATCAATCAAGATTATTGTAAACGTTTTCCGAATCTTAAAGGTGTTGTAAGATACGGCGTAGGTTATGATTCATTAGATCTTAATTACTTAGCTAAAAATAAAATTATAGCTTGTAATACACCAGACTATGGTACAGATGAAGTGAGTGATACAGCTGTTTCTATGATCACTGGAATTGCAAGAGGCATTTATCGATATGACAATTTAGCAAGAACATTTCGAGAAGATTCTTGGCAAGAAAACACTATAAAATCTCTTAAAAGAAATTCAGAAACTACGATTGGTTTTTTGGGTGCAGGTCGAATCGGTGGAAATGCAGTATTAAAATGTAATTCATTAAAATTCAAAACTGCTATTTATGATCCTTTCAAAGAGCGTGGATATGAAAAACTACTCAATACGATGAGGGTTGATGAACTCGAAGAGCTATTATCTATTTCAGAGATAATTTCAATTCATTTACCCCTTAATAATGATACAAAAGGGATGATCAATGAGAGTTTTATATCAAAAATGAAGCACGGATCGTCAATTGTAAACACAGCAAGAGGTGCGATCGTATCAGATATTGACATTTTCTATGATGCATTGAAGAGTGGTCAATTGAACTCTGTTTACTTGGATGTGTTACCGGAAGAGCCACCTAAGAGATCTAAGCTTATTGATGCGTGGAGGAATAGGGAAGATTGGCTAGACGGAAGGTTAATAATTAATCCACATTCAGCTTATTATTCAAAGGAAGCCTACTATGAAATGCGTACAAAGGCTGCATTAAATGCATTGAGAATAATAGAAAACAAGAAACCGTTTAATATTTTATCAATACCTTAG